GGAGGACGAAATTGAAGTCGCGGGAACCGGTCACACATCTTAGACGCAGCAGGGCCTGCCGCATCATCCCGGCGACATCTTCCAGCATTTCCTCCGAAGTCTGATGAAAGTGCGCCCGTTCTCCGTGTGGAATGATGAGCATTTCGAAAGCAAACCGGCTGACGTACGGACAGAGCAGGGTGCAGTGCTCTGTGTGCTGGACGATTCGCTCGTTCGCCTGCAGTTCCGCCTCAAGCAGATCCTGCAGCGGCGTTCTTCCGGTGTGGGCCCGGTATCGTTCGGCGTATTGGAGCTCACGATTCACATGCGGCGGTACGAAGCGCGTCGCCATGAGCTGGGAATGCACGTGCGGCTGTGAAGCCCCCGCGTTGCGGCCCTGATTTTTGAAAACGGTCGCGTGAACGACGTCGGGATGCTCCGCCAGCGCTTTCAGACGCTCGCGATAGCTGAGGAAAATCTGCGAAAACTCCTTGTCCGAGCATTCCGCGATGTCCGTCAGGGGCTGCGGATGTTCGATGATGACCTCGTGCAGCCCGGCGGCCAGTCGCTGACAGTCTTCTTCCGGGGAGGCCTCAGGCGTGAGGACCGGATACTTATTCGGAATGACACGAACCTGCCAGCCGGGCCCGTTCGGCTTCGAATCGTCGTTTCGCAGCGCAAACGACTCGTCCGTCGTGAGATGCTCGTTGAATTCCGCGAACGGATTGGTGCTTCCCGCTTTGGCATCCGCGGTTTGCGAGAGTGAAACGGGGCGGCGGGCCCGGGGCGGAGCAAAAATCACGGGCCAGTCGTGGACGGGATCGTACCGGACTTCGTGATGCTCGCCGGCGAAATGCGCGGACTCCATGGACTCGGACATGTGCAGCAGACTGTCTGGGGATCGGTCGAAAACGCTCAACTGGCTTCGAAAAAGCGGCTGGTCGAGCCGCCCTCTTTGACCACATTAATGCGGACTGGCTTCGCGCATTTGGGGCACCAGCCGACGTACGCATCCTGCGCGGCGTTCAAACGGGCATAAATATAGCTGTTGCAGCACTTCATGTGCACGCCGAGAGTCGGCTGAGAAGGTCTGCGGGGCGGTTGGGAATTGGACATGGCTCGAGATCGCGAAAGGTGCATCCGAAGGAGAAACTGAAATCGGAGGCAGAGCCGGCGACTTCGGGCCGAATCTTAGTTCTCGTGGTCCAACCCTGAAAATACCAACCGGGGATCACCGATTTCAATAACTTACCGGCGAAGCGCGACTTGCATCTGAAGGGCGAATCAGCTTTGATGATGGCGATTTTCAGCCCGCCGCGACCGCCCGCTTGTCTTGTCATATCTACAACCGCCGATAGAGCCTGAGAGATTTGGTGAACCATGGATGCCCTCACCATTCTCGCGACAGTCATCTTCGTGCTCTTTGCGTTCGGCTACGGCGCCTGTTTCGGCAGCTTTCTGAACGTTGTTGTCTGGCGACTGCCCCGGCGGATGCCAATATTGCTGGCCCGCAGTCATTGTCCGAAGTGCAAACACGCGATTCCCGGCTCAGATAACATCCCGATCTTCGGCTGGATCCGACTCAAAGGCCGCTGCCGCTTCTGCCAGTTGCCGATTTCAATCCGTTATCCGCTCGTTGAAACCGCGGTCGCTCTGCTCTTCGCGGCTCTGTTCGTGCTGATTGTGGTCGCTCACGGAATTTCGCTGCCGTCTCAGTTTCTCCGAGATCACGGCGGCAACTGGCTAACCGAGTTCCCCGGTTGTCCGTTGCTGCTGGTCTATATTCATCAGATCGTGCTCGGCTACTTTCTGTTCGGAATTGTTCTGATTGAAGAGGATGGACAGCAGACGCCATGGCGGTGGCCGCTGATCGCGATTGTCCTGCATTTCGTGATCATCGCGTTCAATCCGGCTGTGGGGATGATGGATTACGTCTCGGCCCTGAAGGTGGACCAGTCCGATACCGCAGGCGTGTCGGTTTCGTTCCAGCAGGCTGCGATGTTCGGCTTTGGCGGGGCTTTGCTGGCTGCTGTCCCCGGGCTTCTCGGTCGCTGGCTGCTGGGACCACTGCGTTATCGCAATGGCTATCAGGCCTTTCTGCTGATCGGGTTCTTTCTCGGGCCGGCGTTCCTGCTCTGGACCGCCATGATCGTTGGCTTCTCGCTGCTCGCCCAGCGGGTGGGGGCTCAGATCAGGAAGAATTCCTCGGTCTCGGGCGTCTCGACACAGGTTCTTCTGGCCTGGCTGATCATTCTGTGTACGTGGAGGTGGTGGCCCGCCTTAAACGTCTGATGGGTGGGACGGGCTGAATGGCGCGGCATTGTTCCGGCAAATTTCGTTCGCCATCGCCGCTCCTTCAGAGTAGTATGTTGAGGAAGTCCCCACTCGAGAATGGGGACGTCTCTTCCAGACTCCAGTCTCAAAAATATTCTTTAGTGTCGTTCAGGAGAGATCCGCGATGGTAATGGTTTCCGAGTGGACTGAATCCACTTTCCTTCCCAATAAAGAACTTGAGATCGACAAGATCTTCAAATCGGCCATCAAGCTCGGCTGCTCCGATATTCACCTGCAGGTCGGTCGTCCTCCTGTGTTCCGAATCAAGGGAGGGCTGCGTCCGCTGCAGATGGACCCGATTTCGGAGTCGAAGATGATCGAGCTGACGTTCCCGATGATGGACCAGCGTAACCTCGATATTTTCCATCGTGACGGCGGGGCCGACTTCGCGAAAACGCTGATCGTCGACGGCGAACCCTGGCGTTTCCGTATCAACCTGATGACGCAGATGAGCAAAATCGGCATGGTGGCTCGAAAGATCGAGCGGTCCATCCCGCCGTTCGAAGGGTTGTTTCTGCCGCCGATTATGGAAGAGCTTTGCAAGTACGACCAGGGAATGGTGCTGCTGGCCGGGGTGACCGGTTCCGGTAAATCGACGACGATCGCCTCGATGCTGGACTGGATCAACCACAACTACAATAAGCACATTCTCACGATCGAAGACCCGATCGAATTTATTTACACCTCCGACAACTGCCTGATTAACCAGCGTGAAATTGGACAGGACGTGATCGACTTCCACACGGCGATGAAACATGCCGTGCGTGAAGACCCGGACATCATGCTCGTGGGCGAAATGCGAGACATGGAAACCTTCGAAACGGCTATCCACGCGGCTGAAACCGGTCACCTGGTGTTCGGAACCATCCACGCCTCGAGTGCTCCCGGAACGATTTCCCGTATTCTCGACCTGTTCCCGTCGTCGATGCACGGAGCCATTCGGGCCAGTATCGCGATGAACATGAAGGCGATCGTGGGACAGAAACTGCTCAAGACCATCGTCGACAAGCCGAGTCGTGTCCCGATCGTGGAGGTCATGAAGTTCAACCCGACGGTGCGAAAACTCGTCCGGGAAGGTCTGGACGAAAAACTCACGGCGGCCATTCGCATCGGGAAAGACGAAGGCATGCAGGTGTTCAACGACAGCCTGAAGTCCTTCATCGACCGGGAACTGATCAGCCGTGGCGATGCGTTCGAGATTTCTCCGAACGTGGAAGAACTCAAGATGGCTCTCAAGGGAATCGACGTCAAAGCGGCTGCGATTCTGTAACAGCTTCTCCCGCGACGAGCCTCGAGAACAACTTGCGAACAGGTGCCTCTGCCGGTCCGTCCGGCAGGAGGTGCCTTCTCGTTTGATCTGTACGAATTCAGAACTCTCCGTTACGGTCAGCGTTCTGAATTCACTGTCAGGAAGCGTGATTCGAACAGGCATTTCGGCGAGGGATAACTTCGCTGAGGGATTGACGTTGCGGAGCGGGCCATGAAGATTTCATTTCAGATTTTGACGGGCAAACACAAGGGGAGAATGCTCACCCTTCCGGCCGATGTCGTGAAGATCGGGCGAGATCCCACGGCTCAGATTCGCGTCAATTCGACCGAAGTCAGCCGGATTCACTGTGAGATCACTTTGCGGGACGGCAACGTCTACGTGAAGGATCTGGGCAGCCGGAACGGCACGTTCGTCAATGGCGAGGTCATTTTCGGCGAAGCTCAGATCCGGCCAGGCGACACACTGCATGTCGGCAATATGGTCTTCGAGCTGGCCGGCGAAAAGAAAAAGGCGGCTCCTAAGTCGTCGGAACGAATCCGCCCCCCCGGATCCCGCAATGCGATTCGAACCGCTTCCGAAGAGGATGTGATCGACTGGCTGGCCGAAGATGAGTCCGAGCTTGATTCCGATACGACGATCGTGACGAATACGGAAGCTCGTCAGATGGGGCTGAATGACGCCCCGGGTCCGTCTGCTCCGCTGGTGCCGCGAACCTCTTCGATTTCGCTGAGCCCGGTGGAAGACGGCACGCCGGCCGCAGATGCCGCTCAGATTATTAAACAGTACTGGGCCAACAAGTAATCTGGGTTCTGCTGATTTCAAGGATGTGACCCGACGCTTCGGCACATTTCGCGAATTCTCACACTCAGTCCCTCTGACACTCGCCGATTCCTGTTTACAATCGGGGAAGGTCTACATGCCGGCTTCTTACGGCGTCAGCGATTCTGTTCCCAAGCGACAGCATTTCTGCAGCGCCGCGAAGCCTCCTGTCAGTCATCATGCACACACTTCAGAGGGTAACAGGACATCATGCGCAATATCGTCGGTCTGGTCCTAGGTGGAGGTAAAGGTACTCGACTCTTTCCGCTGACTGCTCAGCGGTCCAAGCCAGCCGTCCCTCTGGCGTCGAAGTATCGGTTGATCGACATCCCGATCGCGAACTGCATCAACAGTGGCGTCGACCGCATTTATCTGCTCACGCAGTTCAATTCCGTATCGCTGCATCGGCACATTCGCCAGACCTACAACTTCGACGGCTTTCACGGCGGCTTCGTCGAGATCCTCGCCGCTCAACAGACGATCGAAGGAGCCGACTGGTATCAGGGAACGGCCGATGCCGTCCGTAAGAACCTCCGCTACATTCAGCAGCCGGGCATCGATTATGTCTTGATTCTTTCCGGCGATCAGCTGTATCGCATGGACTACCAGCAGATGCTCAAGACGCATCTCGATACCAAAGCCGATGTGACGATCGGGGCCCTGCCTGTCGATCGCGAGGATGCCAAGAGCTTCGGCATCATGCAGCTGGACGACACCGGCCGCGTGAAAGGCTTTGTCGAGAAGCCCAAGACCAAGGAAGCAATTGATTCGGTCCGAATGGATCCCGCGTGGATCGATTCTAAAGGGATCGACAGCAAGGGCCGCGACTGCATGGCCAGCATGGGCATTTACCTGTTTGACCGGGACCTG
The genomic region above belongs to Rubinisphaera margarita and contains:
- a CDS encoding galactose-1-phosphate uridylyltransferase, translating into MESAHFAGEHHEVRYDPVHDWPVIFAPPRARRPVSLSQTADAKAGSTNPFAEFNEHLTTDESFALRNDDSKPNGPGWQVRVIPNKYPVLTPEASPEEDCQRLAAGLHEVIIEHPQPLTDIAECSDKEFSQIFLSYRERLKALAEHPDVVHATVFKNQGRNAGASQPHVHSQLMATRFVPPHVNRELQYAERYRAHTGRTPLQDLLEAELQANERIVQHTEHCTLLCPYVSRFAFEMLIIPHGERAHFHQTSEEMLEDVAGMMRQALLRLRCVTGSRDFNFVLHTAPFAAADECGFRWHWEIYPRLAGIAGWELGQGSYVNPVYPEFAAQQLAGA
- a CDS encoding prepilin peptidase, with product MDALTILATVIFVLFAFGYGACFGSFLNVVVWRLPRRMPILLARSHCPKCKHAIPGSDNIPIFGWIRLKGRCRFCQLPISIRYPLVETAVALLFAALFVLIVVAHGISLPSQFLRDHGGNWLTEFPGCPLLLVYIHQIVLGYFLFGIVLIEEDGQQTPWRWPLIAIVLHFVIIAFNPAVGMMDYVSALKVDQSDTAGVSVSFQQAAMFGFGGALLAAVPGLLGRWLLGPLRYRNGYQAFLLIGFFLGPAFLLWTAMIVGFSLLAQRVGAQIRKNSSVSGVSTQVLLAWLIILCTWRWWPALNV
- a CDS encoding type IV pilus twitching motility protein PilT, coding for MVMVSEWTESTFLPNKELEIDKIFKSAIKLGCSDIHLQVGRPPVFRIKGGLRPLQMDPISESKMIELTFPMMDQRNLDIFHRDGGADFAKTLIVDGEPWRFRINLMTQMSKIGMVARKIERSIPPFEGLFLPPIMEELCKYDQGMVLLAGVTGSGKSTTIASMLDWINHNYNKHILTIEDPIEFIYTSDNCLINQREIGQDVIDFHTAMKHAVREDPDIMLVGEMRDMETFETAIHAAETGHLVFGTIHASSAPGTISRILDLFPSSMHGAIRASIAMNMKAIVGQKLLKTIVDKPSRVPIVEVMKFNPTVRKLVREGLDEKLTAAIRIGKDEGMQVFNDSLKSFIDRELISRGDAFEISPNVEELKMALKGIDVKAAAIL
- a CDS encoding FHA domain-containing protein, encoding MKISFQILTGKHKGRMLTLPADVVKIGRDPTAQIRVNSTEVSRIHCEITLRDGNVYVKDLGSRNGTFVNGEVIFGEAQIRPGDTLHVGNMVFELAGEKKKAAPKSSERIRPPGSRNAIRTASEEDVIDWLAEDESELDSDTTIVTNTEARQMGLNDAPGPSAPLVPRTSSISLSPVEDGTPAADAAQIIKQYWANK
- a CDS encoding glucose-1-phosphate adenylyltransferase; translation: MRNIVGLVLGGGKGTRLFPLTAQRSKPAVPLASKYRLIDIPIANCINSGVDRIYLLTQFNSVSLHRHIRQTYNFDGFHGGFVEILAAQQTIEGADWYQGTADAVRKNLRYIQQPGIDYVLILSGDQLYRMDYQQMLKTHLDTKADVTIGALPVDREDAKSFGIMQLDDTGRVKGFVEKPKTKEAIDSVRMDPAWIDSKGIDSKGRDCMASMGIYLFDRDLLVDLLTKTTHEDFGKEVFPMAIADHNVNVHLFDGYWEDIGTIKSFFQANLDLAKPNPPFEFYRPDSPIYTRPRFLPATKVTGTYFDHSLIGDGGVIDEGTRIENSVIGLRCRIGKNVMIKNSIIMGADYFESEEETEHNDGAGVPMIGIGDGCVIENAIIDKNCRIGAGAVVAPGNRQEADLSDPELYIRDGILVAPKGSTIPANWILPS